A part of Saimiri boliviensis isolate mSaiBol1 chromosome 11, mSaiBol1.pri, whole genome shotgun sequence genomic DNA contains:
- the PDZK1IP1 gene encoding PDZK1-interacting protein 1 isoform X1, with protein MSALSLLILGLLMAVPPASCQQGLGKLQPWMQGLIAVAVFLVLVAIAFAINHFWCQEEPEPAHMVLMVGNKADGVLAGTDGRYSSTAANFRSSEHETAYENVPEEEGKVRSTPM; from the exons ATGTCAGCCCTCAGCCTGCTCATTCTGGGCCTGCTCATGGCAGTGCCACCTGCCAGCTGTCAGCAAG GCCTGGGGAAGCTTCAGCCCTGGATGCAGGGCCTCATTGCAGTGGCCGTGTTCCTGGTCCTCGTTGCAATCGCCTTTGCAATCAACCACTTCTGGTGCCAGGAAGAGCC GGAGCCTGCGCACATGGTCCTGATGGTGGGAAACAAGGCAGATGGAGTCCTGGCGGGAACGGATGGAAGGTACTCCTCGACGGCGGCCAACTTCAG GTCCAGTGAGCATGAGACTGCCTACGAGAATGTTCCCGAGGAGGAAGGCAAGGTCCGAAGCACCCCGATGTAA
- the PDZK1IP1 gene encoding PDZK1-interacting protein 1 isoform X2, protein MPVQVGWAPAGGGPAWLLITTGGRAGSFCQLSSFLLPPSPSSFLAPLLQDQTEPRLISGGHQQTPQQLQESRHRRPEARLGAAAAMSALSLLILGLLMAVPPASCQQGLGKLQPWMQGLIAVAVFLVLVAIAFAINHFWCQEEPEPAHMVLMVGNKADGVLAGTDGRYSSTAANFRSSEHETAYENVPEEEGKVRSTPM, encoded by the exons ATGCCAGTGCAAGTGGGCTGGGCACCGGCCGGGGGAGGCCCAGCTTGGCTGCTCATTACCACGGGAGGGAGGGCAGGTTCTTTCTGCCAGCTGTCTTCATTTCTCCTCCCACCCTCGCCTTCCTCCTTCCTAGCTCCTCTCCTCCAGGACCAGACTGAGCCCAGGTTGATTTCAGGCGGACACCAACAGACCCCACAGCAGCTCCAGGAGTCCAGACACCGGCGGCCGGAAGCAAGGCTCGGAGCTGCTGCAGCCATGTCAGCCCTCAGCCTGCTCATTCTGGGCCTGCTCATGGCAGTGCCACCTGCCAGCTGTCAGCAAG GCCTGGGGAAGCTTCAGCCCTGGATGCAGGGCCTCATTGCAGTGGCCGTGTTCCTGGTCCTCGTTGCAATCGCCTTTGCAATCAACCACTTCTGGTGCCAGGAAGAGCC GGAGCCTGCGCACATGGTCCTGATGGTGGGAAACAAGGCAGATGGAGTCCTGGCGGGAACGGATGGAAGGTACTCCTCGACGGCGGCCAACTTCAG GTCCAGTGAGCATGAGACTGCCTACGAGAATGTTCCCGAGGAGGAAGGCAAGGTCCGAAGCACCCCGATGTAA